One Bradyrhizobium manausense DNA segment encodes these proteins:
- a CDS encoding DUF1236 domain-containing protein, with product MSNRFMISAAVLALVAGTGLANAQGTMKNESGAGAQTTQHSQSEHGSSMGKESTHEKSHEKGTVGQAGGSSSMKSGTSAEEKSSGAMKDERSGHEMNKNAAEEKSGTKSQRSDERAQGQQDKSKSMSQDTSKSGAKDKDMKAEGTKSGASTNNAENQKGNETRTNQNAQTNTNSTVGQAGAGAKLSTEQRTQITSVIHEEHVRPVTNVNFSISVGTRIPREGIELHALPTRVATIYPEWRTYKFVLVKEEIVIINPDTYEIVAVINS from the coding sequence ATGTCTAACCGCTTTATGATTTCCGCTGCCGTACTCGCGCTGGTCGCGGGCACCGGTCTGGCGAATGCGCAAGGCACGATGAAGAACGAGAGCGGCGCCGGCGCGCAGACGACGCAGCACTCGCAGTCCGAGCACGGCAGCTCGATGGGCAAGGAATCCACCCATGAGAAGAGCCATGAGAAGGGCACCGTCGGCCAGGCTGGCGGCTCCAGCAGCATGAAGTCCGGCACGTCGGCCGAGGAGAAGTCCTCGGGCGCCATGAAGGACGAGCGCTCCGGTCACGAGATGAACAAGAACGCGGCCGAGGAGAAGTCCGGCACCAAGAGCCAGCGCAGTGACGAACGCGCGCAGGGTCAGCAGGACAAGTCCAAGAGCATGAGCCAGGACACCAGCAAGTCCGGCGCCAAGGACAAGGACATGAAGGCTGAGGGCACCAAGAGCGGCGCCTCGACCAACAATGCCGAGAACCAGAAGGGCAACGAAACCCGCACCAACCAGAACGCCCAGACCAACACCAATTCGACGGTTGGCCAGGCTGGTGCCGGCGCCAAGCTCTCGACCGAGCAGCGCACCCAGATCACGTCCGTGATCCACGAGGAGCACGTGCGTCCGGTGACCAACGTGAACTTCTCGATCTCGGTCGGCACCCGAATTCCGCGCGAAGGCATCGAGCTGCACGCCCTGCCGACGCGGGTCGCGACGATCTATCCGGAATGGCGGACCTACAAGTTCGTCCTGGTCAAGGAGGAGATCGTGATCATCAATCCGGACACCTACGAGATCGTGGCGGTGATCAACTCCTAA
- the accB gene encoding acetyl-CoA carboxylase biotin carboxyl carrier protein: MARQPDDKAAAKFSSEDSALVRELALLLDETSLTEIEIERAGLRLRVARNISVAATMPVPVAAAAAPALVAAPAVAVPAAGPDLSKHPGAVTSPMVGTAYWSPEPGAKPFVEVGSKVAVGQTLLIIEAMKTMNQIPSTRAGTVTQILVEDGQPVEFGEPLVIIE, translated from the coding sequence ATGGCGCGCCAGCCAGACGACAAAGCAGCCGCAAAGTTTTCCAGCGAGGATTCCGCGCTCGTTCGCGAGCTCGCCCTGCTGCTCGATGAGACCAGCCTCACCGAGATCGAGATCGAGCGCGCCGGCCTGCGTCTGCGCGTCGCCCGCAACATCAGCGTCGCCGCGACCATGCCGGTACCGGTCGCAGCCGCCGCAGCACCGGCGCTCGTCGCGGCGCCCGCCGTCGCTGTTCCGGCCGCAGGGCCCGATCTGTCGAAGCATCCCGGCGCCGTGACCTCGCCGATGGTCGGCACCGCCTATTGGTCGCCGGAGCCCGGCGCCAAGCCGTTCGTCGAGGTCGGCTCGAAGGTCGCGGTCGGCCAGACCCTGCTCATCATCGAGGCGATGAAGACCATGAACCAGATCCCCTCGACCCGTGCCGGAACCGTGACGCAGATCCTGGTCGAAGACGGCCAGCCGGTCGAGTTCGGCGAGCCGCTGGTCATCATTGAATAA
- the aroQ gene encoding type II 3-dehydroquinate dehydratase: MAEPATDTILVLNGPNLNMLGTREPEKYGHATLADVEALCRETAAAFGLKADCRQSNREGELIDFIHEAHGRKMKGIIINAGGYSHTSIALHDALLAVQIPTVEVHVTNIHARESFRHHSYTARAAFASLCGFGIEGYRLAIQGLAAKVGIKPKA, from the coding sequence ATGGCCGAGCCAGCAACCGACACGATCCTCGTCCTCAACGGGCCGAACCTCAACATGCTGGGGACGCGCGAACCCGAGAAGTATGGCCATGCGACGCTGGCCGACGTCGAGGCGCTGTGCCGTGAGACGGCGGCGGCCTTCGGCCTGAAGGCCGATTGCCGGCAGTCCAATCGCGAAGGCGAGCTGATCGACTTCATCCACGAGGCGCATGGGCGGAAGATGAAGGGCATCATCATCAATGCCGGCGGCTATTCGCACACCTCGATCGCCCTGCACGACGCGCTGCTGGCGGTGCAGATCCCGACGGTCGAAGTGCATGTGACCAACATCCACGCCCGCGAGAGCTTCCGTCACCATTCCTACACCGCGCGCGCGGCCTTCGCGTCGCTGTGCGGCTTCGGCATCGAGGGCTACCGCCTCGCCATCCAGGGCCTTGCCGCCAAGGTCGGCATCAAGCCCAAAGCCTGA